A stretch of the Chengkuizengella sediminis genome encodes the following:
- the rpoC gene encoding DNA-directed RNA polymerase subunit beta' — MMDVNNFEFMKIGLASPNLIRSWSRGEVKKPETINYRTLKPEKEGLFCEKIFGPTKDWECHCGKYKRVRYKGVVCDRCGVEVTRAKVRRERMGHIELAAPVTHIWYFKGIPSRMGLALDMSPRSLEEIIYFASYVVTDPGETPLEKKQLLSEKEYRSYREKYGFGFHAGMGAEAIKKLLQSLDVNKDISVLKEELKTAQGQRRNRAVKRLEVLEAFRNSANDPEWMILDVLPVIPPELRPMVQLDGGRFATSDLNDLYRRVINRNNRLKRLLDLGAPDIIVQNEKRMLQEAVDALIDNGRRGRPVTGPGNRPLKSLSHMLKGKQGRFRQNLLGKRVDYSGRSVIVVGPYLKMYQCGLPKEMALELFKPFVMKELVSKGFAHNIKSAKRKVEKVSPDVWDVLEDVIKEHPVLLNRAPTLHRLGIQAFEPILVEGKAIRLHPLVCTAYNADFDGDQMAVHVPLSAEAQAESRILMLASGNILNPKDGKPVVTPSQDMVLGTYYLTIDNPEAKGTGRIFKSVHEAISAYQLGHASLHARVAIPVKALKKEDITEKQQKALLVTTVGKIIFNEIFPSVFPFINEPTKRNLEKTPDEYYIYKKGTNVREYIKSLPTVGGIGKDYLGNIIAECFREYKTTQCSIILDKIKEVGFTYSTKAGITIAVSDVIVPEEKYVLMKENEDKVETVMKQYRRGLITHDERHERIIAIWSKAKDEISEVMMSKFDKFNNITLMVDSKARGNKSQITQLGGMRGLMADPSGHIHELPIKSNFREGLTVLEYFISTHGARKGLADTALRTADSGYLTRRLVDVAQDVVVREDSCKTDKGFLVSKIQDGKEVIENLYDRIEGRYAFATVRHPETNKIIVKRDDMIDDRIAQKIIAAGIEKVQIRSVLSCRARHGVCKKCYGRNLATGFNVEIGEAVGIIAAQSIGEPGTQLTMRTFHTGGVAGDDITQGLPRIQELFEARNPKGQALISEIDGVVKEIREVKDGREVEIEGDAESKEYTLSYGSRMRIAVGQQIEAGDELTDGSIDPKEMLRIKGIQGVQNYILQEVQRVYRNQGVEINDKHIEVMVRQMLRKIRIVMSGDTKLLPGSFTDVHEYEEENKKALFSDREPAVAKPVLLGITKASLETDSFLSAASFQETTRVLTDAAIKGKVDQLLGLKENVIIGKLIPAGTGMNRYRDVKIVDQTSENVELEESLKETVTVK; from the coding sequence TTGATGGACGTTAATAATTTTGAATTTATGAAAATTGGATTAGCTTCACCGAATTTAATACGCTCATGGTCTCGTGGAGAAGTGAAAAAACCTGAAACGATTAACTATCGAACATTAAAACCTGAAAAGGAAGGGTTATTCTGCGAAAAGATCTTTGGACCTACGAAAGACTGGGAATGTCACTGTGGAAAATATAAGAGAGTACGCTACAAAGGTGTAGTATGTGATCGTTGTGGTGTTGAAGTTACTCGAGCTAAAGTAAGACGTGAACGTATGGGACACATTGAGTTGGCAGCACCAGTAACTCACATTTGGTATTTTAAAGGGATTCCAAGTCGTATGGGTCTTGCGTTAGATATGTCTCCAAGGTCTTTGGAGGAGATCATCTATTTTGCATCCTACGTTGTGACAGATCCCGGTGAAACACCACTTGAGAAAAAACAGCTGCTTTCAGAGAAAGAGTATCGCAGTTATCGTGAAAAGTATGGTTTTGGATTTCATGCAGGTATGGGTGCTGAAGCTATAAAAAAACTTCTACAAAGTTTAGATGTCAACAAAGATATTAGTGTATTAAAAGAAGAGCTTAAAACTGCGCAAGGTCAAAGAAGAAATAGAGCAGTAAAACGTTTGGAAGTGTTGGAGGCCTTTAGAAACTCAGCGAATGACCCTGAGTGGATGATTTTGGATGTATTGCCTGTCATTCCACCTGAACTTAGACCGATGGTGCAATTAGACGGTGGTAGATTCGCTACCTCAGATCTGAATGATTTATATCGCAGAGTGATTAACCGTAATAATCGTTTAAAAAGACTTCTAGATTTAGGTGCACCAGATATTATCGTTCAGAACGAGAAACGTATGTTGCAGGAAGCAGTTGATGCATTAATTGATAATGGTCGACGCGGAAGACCAGTTACAGGACCAGGAAATAGACCGTTAAAATCTCTTAGTCATATGTTAAAAGGGAAGCAGGGTCGTTTCCGTCAGAACCTTTTAGGTAAAAGGGTTGACTATTCTGGTAGATCTGTAATTGTTGTTGGTCCTTACTTGAAAATGTATCAGTGTGGTCTTCCAAAAGAAATGGCGTTGGAATTGTTCAAACCTTTTGTTATGAAAGAGTTAGTTAGTAAAGGGTTTGCTCATAATATAAAAAGCGCAAAACGAAAAGTGGAAAAAGTAAGTCCTGACGTTTGGGATGTTTTAGAAGATGTGATTAAGGAACATCCTGTTCTTCTAAACCGTGCACCTACGCTTCATAGATTGGGAATCCAAGCCTTCGAACCTATTTTAGTTGAAGGAAAAGCGATCAGATTACATCCATTAGTATGTACGGCATATAATGCGGATTTTGATGGGGACCAAATGGCCGTCCATGTTCCATTATCTGCAGAAGCACAAGCTGAATCAAGAATACTGATGCTGGCTTCAGGTAATATTTTAAATCCAAAGGATGGGAAACCTGTTGTTACACCATCACAGGATATGGTTTTAGGTACGTACTACTTGACGATTGATAATCCAGAAGCTAAAGGAACTGGGAGAATCTTTAAATCGGTTCATGAAGCCATTTCTGCATATCAATTGGGGCACGCATCCTTACATGCAAGAGTTGCTATCCCAGTTAAGGCGTTAAAAAAAGAGGATATTACAGAAAAACAACAAAAAGCTCTGTTAGTCACGACGGTAGGGAAGATTATATTTAATGAAATTTTCCCAAGTGTATTTCCTTTCATTAATGAACCAACGAAGAGGAATTTAGAAAAAACACCTGATGAATATTATATATATAAAAAAGGTACGAATGTAAGAGAGTACATTAAAAGTTTGCCAACCGTTGGGGGCATTGGGAAAGACTATTTAGGTAATATCATTGCAGAATGTTTTAGGGAGTACAAAACGACACAATGTTCTATTATTTTAGATAAAATAAAAGAGGTTGGGTTTACTTACTCCACTAAAGCGGGAATTACAATTGCTGTATCAGATGTTATTGTTCCAGAAGAGAAATATGTGCTCATGAAAGAAAATGAAGATAAAGTAGAAACAGTAATGAAACAGTATCGTCGCGGATTAATTACACATGATGAAAGACATGAACGAATTATCGCCATCTGGAGTAAAGCAAAAGATGAAATCTCTGAAGTGATGATGAGTAAGTTTGATAAATTTAATAACATTACTTTAATGGTTGATTCCAAAGCAAGGGGTAATAAATCTCAGATTACTCAATTAGGTGGTATGCGTGGACTAATGGCAGATCCATCAGGACATATTCATGAATTACCGATCAAATCTAACTTCCGTGAAGGTTTAACTGTATTAGAATATTTCATTTCTACGCATGGTGCGAGAAAAGGTCTTGCTGATACTGCTTTACGTACTGCAGATTCAGGATATTTAACCCGTCGTTTAGTTGACGTAGCCCAGGATGTAGTAGTTCGTGAAGATAGTTGTAAAACCGATAAAGGATTCTTAGTATCAAAAATACAAGATGGTAAGGAAGTTATCGAAAATCTGTATGATCGCATTGAGGGTCGTTATGCATTTGCAACAGTACGTCATCCAGAAACAAACAAAATTATCGTTAAACGTGACGATATGATTGACGATCGAATTGCACAAAAAATCATCGCAGCAGGAATTGAAAAAGTACAAATTCGTTCTGTTCTAAGTTGTCGCGCTCGTCATGGCGTATGTAAAAAATGTTATGGTCGTAACTTGGCTACAGGATTTAACGTAGAAATCGGAGAAGCAGTTGGAATTATAGCAGCTCAATCTATCGGTGAACCTGGAACACAGTTAACCATGCGTACTTTCCATACAGGTGGAGTTGCTGGAGATGATATTACACAAGGTTTACCTCGTATTCAGGAGTTGTTTGAAGCTAGAAACCCTAAGGGTCAAGCGCTTATTTCTGAAATAGATGGAGTTGTAAAAGAAATCCGCGAAGTTAAAGATGGTCGTGAAGTTGAAATTGAAGGTGACGCGGAATCAAAAGAGTACACGTTAAGTTACGGCTCTAGAATGAGAATAGCTGTAGGTCAACAAATCGAAGCTGGAGATGAGTTAACGGACGGTTCTATCGATCCTAAAGAAATGTTACGTATTAAAGGCATTCAAGGTGTCCAAAACTATATTCTACAAGAAGTACAACGTGTATACCGTAATCAGGGTGTTGAAATAAATGATAAACACATTGAGGTTATGGTTCGTCAAATGCTTAGAAAAATACGTATCGTGATGTCAGGTGATACGAAATTACTTCCGGGCTCTTTTACAGATGTTCATGAATATGAAGAGGAGAACAAAAAAGCATTGTTCTCTGATCGGGAACCTGCAGTAGCAAAGCCAGTGCTGTTAGGTATTACAAAAGCATCATTAGAAACTGATTCCTTCTTATCTGCAGCATCATTCCAAGAAACAACAAGAGTTTTGACAGATGCAGCCATTAAAGGTAAGGTAGACCAATTGTTAGGTCTTAAGGAAAATGTTATCATTGGTAAATTGATTCCTGCAGGTACAGGAATGAATCGTTACCGCGATGTTAAAATTGTTGATCAAACCAGTGAAAATGTAGAGCTAGAAGAATCACTTAAAGAAACAGTAACGGTAAAGTGA
- a CDS encoding 50S ribosomal protein L7ae-like protein, translating into MSYEKVTQANRLSIGTKQTLKVVERGSATEVYVAKDADPKVTTKVIMLCKDMNVNIIYVDSMKQLGKACGIEVGAAVAAVIND; encoded by the coding sequence ATGTCTTATGAAAAAGTAACACAGGCTAATCGTTTATCGATAGGCACAAAGCAGACTTTAAAAGTGGTCGAACGTGGCAGTGCCACAGAAGTTTACGTTGCGAAGGATGCAGATCCAAAAGTGACGACCAAAGTAATTATGCTTTGTAAGGATATGAACGTTAACATCATTTATGTAGACTCAATGAAACAGCTTGGAAAAGCATGTGGAATTGAAGTTGGAGCTGCTGTAGCAGCCGTAATAAACGACTAA
- the rpsL gene encoding 30S ribosomal protein S12 yields MPTINQLVRKGRQAKVVKSTSPALQKGYNALRREETNLSAPQKRGVCTRVGTMTPKKPNSALRKYARVRLTNRIEVTAYIPGIGHNLQEHSVVLVRGGRVKDLPGVRYHIVRGALDTAGVNDRKQGRSKYGAKRPKS; encoded by the coding sequence ATGCCAACTATTAATCAGTTAGTTAGAAAAGGACGTCAAGCAAAAGTTGTAAAATCAACTTCACCTGCTTTACAAAAAGGGTATAATGCGCTAAGAAGAGAAGAAACTAATCTAAGTGCACCTCAAAAACGTGGAGTTTGTACTCGTGTAGGAACGATGACACCGAAAAAACCAAACTCAGCCTTGAGAAAATATGCTCGTGTCCGTTTAACAAATCGTATTGAGGTTACTGCTTATATACCTGGTATTGGTCACAACCTACAAGAACATAGTGTTGTTTTAGTGCGCGGTGGTAGAGTTAAAGATCTCCCAGGGGTACGTTATCATATCGTTCGTGGTGCTTTAGATACTGCAGGTGTTAACGACCGTAAACAGGGAAGATCAAAATACGGTGCTAAAAGACCAAAATCATAA
- the rpsG gene encoding 30S ribosomal protein S7 has product MPRKGPVTRRDVLPDPIYSSKLVTRLINRIMIDGKRGVAQSILYNSFDIIKNRTDSDPMEVFEQAIKNIMPVLEVKARRVGGSNYQVPIEVKPERRTALGLRWLVNYSRLRGEKTMEERLAAEIMDASNNTGAAVKKREDTHKMAEANKAFAHYRW; this is encoded by the coding sequence ATGCCTCGTAAAGGACCCGTAACTCGTAGAGATGTATTACCTGATCCAATATATAGCAGTAAGCTTGTCACAAGATTAATCAATAGAATTATGATTGATGGAAAAAGAGGTGTTGCTCAGTCTATTTTATATAATTCATTTGATATTATTAAAAACCGTACTGACAGTGACCCAATGGAAGTTTTTGAGCAAGCAATCAAAAACATCATGCCAGTTCTTGAAGTTAAAGCACGTCGTGTTGGTGGTTCAAACTATCAAGTGCCGATAGAAGTGAAACCAGAACGTCGTACTGCATTGGGACTTCGTTGGTTAGTAAACTATTCCCGTCTTCGCGGTGAAAAAACAATGGAAGAGCGTTTAGCTGCAGAAATTATGGATGCTAGTAACAATACTGGTGCAGCAGTTAAAAAACGTGAAGATACTCATAAAATGGCGGAAGCAAATAAAGCATTTGCTCACTATCGCTGGTAA